TCGTCGAAGCGGCAGGGGGGTCGGCGGCTAAAATCATCGCCACAGTTTACCGGCGCCCCCATCCGCCTTCCGTGCCGGAACGCAAAGGAGCGCACATCCCATGGCCACCACCCTCACCGATCGTCTGTCACGCCTGGTCAAGACCATGCGCGGCCAGGCCCGCATCACCGAATCGAACGTCCAGGACATGCTGCGCGAGGTGCGCATGGCCCTGCTGGAAGCCGACGTGGCCCTGCCCGTCGTGAAGGACTTCATCGCCCGGGTCAAGGACAAGGCCCTGGGCCAGGAGGTGGTGGGCTCGCTCAACCCCGGCCAGGTCCTGGTTTCGGTTGTCCACAAGGAACTCGCCGCCACCATGGGCGAGGGCGTGGCCGACATCAACCTCAATACCCAGCCGCCCGCCATCATCCTGATGGCCGGCCTGCAGGGCGCGGGCAAGACGACCACCACCGCCAAGCTCGCCAAGCTGCTGATCGAGAAGCGCAAGAAGAAGGTGCTGACCGTCTCGGCCGACGTCTACCGCCCGGCCGCCATCGAGCAGTTGAAGACCGTCACTGGTCAGGCCGGGGCCGAGTGGTTCCCCTCCGCGCCCGACCAGAAGCCGCGCGACATCGCCCTGGCCGCCCTGGATTACGCCAAGAAGCACTACTTCGACGTGCTGCTGGTGGACACGGCCGGCCGGCTGGCGATCGACGAGGCCCTGATGGCCGAGATCCGCGAGCTGCACGCCGCGCTGAACCCGGTCGAAACCCTGTTCGTGGTGGATGCCATGCAGGGCCAGGATGCGATCAACACCGCCAAGGCCTTCAAGGAGGCCCTGCCCCTGACCGGCGTGGTGCTGACCAAGCTGGACGGCGACTCGCGCGGCGGTGCCGCGCTGTCGGTGCGGCAGATCACCGGCGCGCCGATCAAGTTCGCCGGCGTCTCCGAGAAGATCGACGGCCTGGAGGTCTTCGACGCCGAGCGCCATGCCGGCCGCGTGCTGGGCATGGGCGACATCGTGGCCCTGGTCGAAGAGGTCCAGAAGGGCGTGGACCTGGAGGCCGCCCAGAAGCTGGCCGAGAAGGTCAAGTCGGGCGAAGGCTTCGACTTCAACGACTTCCTGTCGCAGATCAGCCAGATGAAGAAGATGGGCGGCCTGTCCAGCCTGATGGACAAGCTGCCCGCGCAGATGGCCGCCAAGGCCGGTCAGGCGGACATGGACCGGGCCGAGAAGGACATGCGCCGCATGGAGGGCATCATCAGCGCGATGACGGCCAAGGAACGCGCCAAGCCTTCGCTGCTGCTGGACCACAAGAGCAAGGCCAGCCGCAAGCGCCGCATCGCCCAGGGCGCGGGCGTGCAGGTTCAGGATGTGAACCGGGTGATCAACCAGTTCGACCAGATGCAGGGCATGATGAAGAAGATGAAGGGCGGCGGCCTCATGAAGATGATGAAGCGCCTGGGCGGCATGAAGGGCATGATGCCCCCGGGCATGCCGGGCGGCCGCTGAGCCAGCCGCGTCTCCCCATGGAAAAAGGCCCCGCGTGGGGCCTTTTGCATGGCTGGGTCGCGGTGCGGTCTCAGTCCAGCAGGGCCTGCGCAAACTCGCGGGCGCTGAAGGTCTGCAGGTCTTCGAGCTTCTCCCCCACACCGATGAAATAGACCGGCACCGGGCCGGCCGCGCGCTCGCGCGCCCACAGCGCGATGGCCGCCAGCACGCCGCCTTTGGCGGTGCCGTCCAGCTTGGTCACCACCAGGCCGGTCAGGCCCAGGGCGTCGTCAAAAGCCTTGACCTGCGCCAGCGCGTTCTGGCCGGTGTTGCCGTCCACCACCAACAGCACCTCGTGCGGGGCGCCGGCATCGGCCTTGGTGATCACGCGCTTGATCTTCTTGAGCTCCTCCATCAGGTGGAGCTGCGTGGGCAGGCGGCCGGCGGTGTCGGCGATCACCACGTCGCAGCCGCGGGCGCGGCCGGCGTTGACCGCATCGAAGCTCACCGCGGCCGGGTCTCCGCCCTCCTGCGAGACGATCTCGACCTGGTTGCGGCCGGCCCAGACCGACAGCTGCTCGCGCGCCGCAGCGCGGAAGGTGTCGGCGGCGGCCAGCAGCACCTTGGCGTCGTGCTCGGCCAGGTAGCGGGTGAGCTTGCCGATGCTGGTGGTCTTGCCCGCGCCGTTGACGCCCACCACCATCATCACCGTGGTCGGGTGGCGACCGATGGTCAGCGCCGCCTCCAGCGGCGCCAGCAGATCGGCCACGGCGTCCACCAGCAGGCCCTTGACCTGGGCGGGATCGGTGGCCTTGGCCTCCTTGACCCGGCGCTTGAGGTCGGCCAGCAGATGCTCGGTGGCCTTCACGCCGGCATCGGCCATCAGCAGAGCCGACTCCAGCTCCTCGTAGAGCGTGTCGTCGATCTGCGTGCCGGTGAAGACCTGGGCGATGCTGGAGCCGGTGCGGGCCAGTCCGGCCTTCAGGCGGGACAGCCAGCCCTGACGGGTGGCAGGCGCCGGGGCCGGGGCGGCCACGGCCACGACCGGCTCACCGGGTGCCTGCGGCACGGCCGGCGCGACCTCGGCGACTGGCTCGGATGGCGGCGGCAGCGGCACGGCCGATGGCGGCGCCTCGGCAACGGGCGGAGGCGGCGCGGCCTTCTTGCGGAAGAAACTGAACATGCCCGTATTGTCACTGAGGGTCATGCCCTCGCAGCGAAAGACCTCCACGACCCCAAAACGTGAACAACTTGGGGATGCCGGGTCGTGGGTTTCCCCTGGAAAGGCGCATATGCCCAAGTAAAACGCTACACAATGCGGCGACCGACCCCAGAAGAACAAGGGAGCACCATGTCCAAACCACTGCTGCTGCTGGTGGACGACGACTCGGAGACAGTGCAGGTTCTGGGCCGCATGCTGGCTGACGAAGGGCGTGTGCGCTTTGCGCTCAATGGCACAGACGCCTTGCGCCTGGCCCGTGAACACCCCCCCGACCTGATCCTGCTCGATGCCGAGATGCCGGGGCTCGATGGATTCGCCGTCTGCAAGGGCCTCAAGGGGGACCCGACCCTCTCCCCCATCCCGGTCATCTTCCTGACCAGCCACCACGACGCCCGCATCGAGGCGGCCGCCCTGGACCTGGGCGCGGCCGACTTCGTCAACAAGCCCCCGGTGGCCTCCCAGGTCATCGCCCGCATCCGGGCACAGCTGCGGGCCCGGCGCCTGGCCATGTCACTGCCGCGCCAGGACAGTCCGCCCTCCCCCGCCACACTGCCACACCGCGCCCCCACCATCCTGATCGTCGATGACGATGCGATCTCGCAGGAGGTGATGCGCCGCGCTCTGGACGGCATGGGCGCCCGCATCCTGCTGGCCGGCGATGGCGAACAGGCCCTGCAGCTGGCGCGGGCCGATCCTCCCGACCTGATCCTGCTGGACATCCTGATGCCCGACCAGGACGGCCTGCAGCTCTGCGAACGTCTGCAGGCCCTGCCCCGCCTGCGCTCGGTGCCGGTGGTGTTCGTCACCCGGCAAGCCGACCCGGAGACCGAGGCGCGAGCCTTGGAGGCCGGTGGCACGGACTTCGTGACCAAGCCCTTCATCCCGGCGGTGCTGCAGGCCCGGCTGCGCAGCCTCCTGCGCAGCCGCCGCCAGGCCGACGCCGCCCTGCAGGCCGAGCGGGAGCATTGGCGCCGCCTGGGCGACGATCGCATGGCCGACATCCTGGCCGTGGCACCGGAAGCCTTGCTGACCGCCGACGCGCAGGGCCGTGTGGTGCTGGTCAACCAGGCCGCCTGCCGTCTGCTGCAGGTTGACGAAGAGGATGTGCTGGGCCACCCCTTGCCGCGGTGGGTGCCGGCTGAAGCCTTGGACGGGGCGGCCCAGTCCCGCCGCGCCCTTCTGCCCGTCAAGCGGGGAGACGCCATTCCCGTTGAGGTGGTGCGGGTGCAGCTGGGACAGGACGGCGAGCGGCTGACCACCGTCTGGCTGCGGGATCTGCGTGGTCAGGAACTCGCCGAGAAGGCCCGCCGCG
This sequence is a window from Ideonella dechloratans. Protein-coding genes within it:
- the ffh gene encoding signal recognition particle protein, whose translation is MATTLTDRLSRLVKTMRGQARITESNVQDMLREVRMALLEADVALPVVKDFIARVKDKALGQEVVGSLNPGQVLVSVVHKELAATMGEGVADINLNTQPPAIILMAGLQGAGKTTTTAKLAKLLIEKRKKKVLTVSADVYRPAAIEQLKTVTGQAGAEWFPSAPDQKPRDIALAALDYAKKHYFDVLLVDTAGRLAIDEALMAEIRELHAALNPVETLFVVDAMQGQDAINTAKAFKEALPLTGVVLTKLDGDSRGGAALSVRQITGAPIKFAGVSEKIDGLEVFDAERHAGRVLGMGDIVALVEEVQKGVDLEAAQKLAEKVKSGEGFDFNDFLSQISQMKKMGGLSSLMDKLPAQMAAKAGQADMDRAEKDMRRMEGIISAMTAKERAKPSLLLDHKSKASRKRRIAQGAGVQVQDVNRVINQFDQMQGMMKKMKGGGLMKMMKRLGGMKGMMPPGMPGGR
- the ftsY gene encoding signal recognition particle-docking protein FtsY, producing the protein MFSFFRKKAAPPPPVAEAPPSAVPLPPPSEPVAEVAPAVPQAPGEPVVAVAAPAPAPATRQGWLSRLKAGLARTGSSIAQVFTGTQIDDTLYEELESALLMADAGVKATEHLLADLKRRVKEAKATDPAQVKGLLVDAVADLLAPLEAALTIGRHPTTVMMVVGVNGAGKTTSIGKLTRYLAEHDAKVLLAAADTFRAAAREQLSVWAGRNQVEIVSQEGGDPAAVSFDAVNAGRARGCDVVIADTAGRLPTQLHLMEELKKIKRVITKADAGAPHEVLLVVDGNTGQNALAQVKAFDDALGLTGLVVTKLDGTAKGGVLAAIALWARERAAGPVPVYFIGVGEKLEDLQTFSAREFAQALLD
- a CDS encoding response regulator — protein: MSKPLLLLVDDDSETVQVLGRMLADEGRVRFALNGTDALRLAREHPPDLILLDAEMPGLDGFAVCKGLKGDPTLSPIPVIFLTSHHDARIEAAALDLGAADFVNKPPVASQVIARIRAQLRARRLAMSLPRQDSPPSPATLPHRAPTILIVDDDAISQEVMRRALDGMGARILLAGDGEQALQLARADPPDLILLDILMPDQDGLQLCERLQALPRLRSVPVVFVTRQADPETEARALEAGGTDFVTKPFIPAVLQARLRSLLRSRRQADAALQAEREHWRRLGDDRMADILAVAPEALLTADAQGRVVLVNQAACRLLQVDEEDVLGHPLPRWVPAEALDGAAQSRRALLPVKRGDAIPVEVVRVQLGQDGERLTTVWLRDLRGQELAEKARRDQLRAETASRTKTLMLSYFAHEIGNPLNGILGFAQLMTLDSQHPLPPAQAERLQQITTAGKMLQALMRDVLDVNRFETGQFQIQSEPVELSSLVHDTLPALGTQAAGQQVQIDLQVEDQPLWITGDADRVKQCVLNLGSNGIKYNRSGGRLTVRLARHGDSAALSFQDEGAGMSPEQQAHLFEPFNRLGRSGQGHGIGLALTRQLVLAMGGRLTVRSAPEAGTTVTLALPLTRPGGGQGTPA